GCGCGAGACCGGGCCGTCCGATGCCGACGCGACTCACCGCGCCAAGCAGTACGTGAAGCAGCTCTATCGGTCGATGTACGACCAAGGCCTGCTGGCCGCGAACGACTTCGCGGCGCTCGTGGAGTTCGCCCAGGAGCGCTCGGCCGACTTCGAGCTGCCGCGCGAGCTGCGGCCCAAGAACGCGTACAACCTCATCCGCCTCATCGCGACGGCGACGGATTGGCTGCGCACCGGCACGCCGCAACTCGAGGCTCGAGGCGTTCTGCGCGAGAGATTGCTGGCCATCAAGCGCGGCGACGTGCCGTTGCCCGACGTGCTCGCCGAGGCCGAAGGCATGACGCCGGCGCTCGAGGCCGCGTTTCGATCCACGGCGCTGCCCGCGCATCCGAACCTCCCACGCGCACACGCGTTGCTGCGGAAGTGCCAGCTCGAGCTCGCGTCGCGGTGGGCGGGTCAGAAGCCCGGGCCGTTCGGCGTCGATGCGCCCGCGCCGCCCGGCGTGGAAGGAGGCGAGCCATGACCACCGAGCTCCTCACCGAGCACCAGCTCGCCGTGGCCCGCAAGGTCCTGGCCGAGGAGAGCGCGCGTCGCGAGCACCTGGTGATCTCGCTCAGCGGCGCGCACGCCTACGGCTTCCCGTCGCCGGACTCGGATCTGGATCTCAAGGCCATCCACATCGCGCCCACGGCCGACTTGCTTCGTTTGGGCAAGCCGCGCCTCAGCTTCGATCGCCTCGAGGTCATCGACGGCGTGGAGATCGACTACACCTCCAACGAGCTGGAGATGGCGCTCAATGGCATCCTCAAGGGCAACGGGAACTATCTGGAGCGCGTGCTGGGCACGTCGACGATCCAGGGTTCATCGATGCTCGAAGCGCTGCGGCCCCTCGCGAAGCGTGCGCTCAGTCGACAGGTGCACATGCACTACCGCGGCTTCGCGCGAAGCCAGCTCGCCGAAGCGCAGAAGGGCGAGGCCACCGCCAAGCAGGTGCTCTACGTGCTGCGCACCGCGCTCACCGGTACCCACCTTCTGCTCACGGGCGAGCTGGTGACGGATCTCGGCGCCATCTGCAGCGGCTACGGATTCGCCGACGCGCGCGCGCTCATTGACGCCAAGCGCGCCGGCGAACGCGTGGTGCTGCCGGCGGCCGAGCGCGATC
The nucleotide sequence above comes from Deltaproteobacteria bacterium. Encoded proteins:
- a CDS encoding nucleotidyltransferase domain-containing protein, which produces MTTELLTEHQLAVARKVLAEESARREHLVISLSGAHAYGFPSPDSDLDLKAIHIAPTADLLRLGKPRLSFDRLEVIDGVEIDYTSNELEMALNGILKGNGNYLERVLGTSTIQGSSMLEALRPLAKRALSRQVHMHYRGFARSQLAEAQKGEATAKQVLYVLRTALTGTHLLLTGELVTDLGAICSGYGFADARALIDAKRAGERVVLPAAERDRWFGKLGAVLEALDAAREKSILPEQPTNEAELESWLLEVRRRSL